Proteins from a genomic interval of Anomalospiza imberbis isolate Cuckoo-Finch-1a 21T00152 chromosome 18, ASM3175350v1, whole genome shotgun sequence:
- the MN1 gene encoding transcriptional activator MN1 — protein MFGLEQFEPQNSGRSGGQAERGFGQPGLSMSAHFKAPAFPGGGPAPADPALGALGEPPLLGMNMSLAGDGYGFPGRGPAELHGGGMQPPVHGFFGGQQPHGGPGGAPHPHQHPPHFGGGFGPDPGASCVHGGRLLGYSGALGGQTAFADGYEHMAEGQGGEGFGQQRPGTLPDFQHHGAGAASHAVPAPCLPLDQSPNRAASFHGLPAAGSSEPHGLEPRRLPAQGGVDSLEYNYPGDGPASHFELPVFSPSEPEGQLPHYGGGRQVPAGGSFAGAPALPRAPGMAVAKAHPPQQHGVFFERFGGARKMSASLEPGANARHPLMQQQQQQPPPPPPQPPQQPPGLLARQNSCPPAIPRQQQTEANAPNSNLQDNGPIMQNQHAQFEYPIHRLENRNMHPYTDPVFNMQHPPPQQPPNQRLQHFDAPYVSVAKRPRFDFPNTPGVERCASWGGGMHGPAMESHLSPTAYPGLPGEFTPPAPEAFGGPLPHGGPEHPALAQRQNAALVMKQMASRSQQRLRPPSLQQLGHHGEVGAPGSLPPPAFEREAGGGRSFDAPAPHLAPDSAWFAGPPPPGELLPRRLAAPGLPAEAAPHELGLQPGGPAVLFRPGAGGLGLQEPLRMAGEGPAQALPSPGVHPPFTPTMGGLSQLQSPGSGVALPSAPAERRGPADFAAQPGFPFGAAARQPAAHGAAPALSASPGAYPPPPPEFPPPPPPRPAASKLGALSLGSFSKAASKDNVFGQSCLAALSTACQNMIASLGAPNLNVTFNKKSPAEAKRKLSQAEPDPPPAAPDYFPAGPPVGGGGTGKAAGTAPLLPAESSLSPGYALEPVAGGEGKAGGGRGRGRRKRDSGHVSPGTFFEKFSAAEGGGAGVSPGQPAVPVAAGAPPGAAGAERGGGTPHDKPLTSPSWGKGSELLLAEQPDLMSSLDSGIQSVTKSDGSSPHVDFADEVSTSYGNEDEVSSSSDNATSKPTRSPLLGGSPKLPRGEHALLNGQKPLALGLLSTSTSTPDSYGLSTTAGAHPGTPSMEQVRTPTSTSAQDEIHPLEILQAQIQLQRQQFSISEDQPLGLKSKKGECAGQNGDSDLGSCCSEGVKGTMSTIDLDSLMAEHNSTWYLPGEKALMEGQEEDKPMAPWEKPKPPNPSKEAHDLPPSKTSAAAAQTGTHLQCLSVHCTDDVGEAKGRTAVPTWRSLHSDISNRFGTFVAALT, from the exons ATGTTCGGGCTGGAGCAGTTCGAGCCGCAGAACAGCGGCCGGAGCGGCGGGCAGGCGGAGCGGGGCTTCGGCCAGCCCGGACTGAGCATGAGCGCGCACTTCAAGGCGCCGGCCTTCCCCGGCGGCGGCCCAGCACCGGCGGACCCGGCCCTGGGAGCGCTGGGCGAGCCGCCCCTCTTGGGCATGAACATGAGCCTGGCCGGGGACGGCTACGGCTTCccgggccgcggccccgccgagcTGCACGGCGGCGGCATGCAGCCGCCTGTGCACGGCTTCTTCGGCGGACAGCAGCCGCacggcggccccggcggcgccccccACCCGCACCAGCACCCCCCGCACTTCGGCGGCGGCTTCGGGCCCGACCCCGGCGCCTCCTGCGTGCACGGCGGGCGCCTTCTGGGCTACAGCGGTGCGCTGGGCGGGCAGACGGCGTTCGCCGACGGCTACGAGCACATGGCCGAGGGCCAGGGCGGCGAGGGCTTCGGGCAACAGCGCCCCGGGACCTTGCCCGATTTCCAGCACCACGGCGCCGGCGCCGCCAGCCACGCCGTGCCGGCGCCCTGCCTGCCCCTCGACCAGTCCCCCAACCGCGCTGCCTCCTTCCACGGGCTGCCGGCGGCCGGCTCCTCCGAGCCCCACGGCCTGGAGCCGCGGCGGCTGCCGGCGCAGGGCGGCGTGGACTCGCTGGAATACAATTACCCTGGCGACGGCCCTGCCAGCCACTTCGAGCTGCCCGTCTTCTCCCCGTCGGAGCCTGAGGGGCAGCTGCCGCACTACGGCGGCGGGCGGCAGGTGCCGGCGGGCGGCAGCTTCGCGGGGGCGCCCGCCCTGCCCCGGGCGCCGGGCATGGCCGTGGCCAAGGCGCACCCGCCGCAGCAGCACGGCGTCTTCTTCGAGCGCTTCGGGGGGGCGCGGAAGATGTCGGCCAGTCTGGAGCCGGGGGCCAACGCCAGGCACCCGctgatgcagcagcagcagcagcagccgccgccACCACCACCGCAACCACCGCAGCAGCCGCCGGGCTTGCTGGCCAGACAGAACTCCTGCCCGCCAGCCATCCCTAGGCAACAGCAAACAGAAGCCAACGCTCCCAACTCCAACCTGCAGGACAATGGGCCCATAATGCAGAACCAGCATGCACAGTTTGAATACCCTATTCACAGACTGGAGAACAGGAATATGCATCCCTACACCGACCCCGTGTTTAATATGCAGCACCCTCCTCCGCAACAGCCACCAAATCAAAGACTGCAGCACTTCGATGCCCCCTACGTGAGCGTCGCCAAGAGGCCGCGGTTTGACTTCCCCAACACTCCTGGCGTCGAGCGCTGTGCCTCCTGGGGCGGCGGCATGCACGGCCCGGCCATGGAGAGTCACCTTTCCCCGACGGCCTACCCTGGCCTGCCGGGCGAGTTCACCCCGCCGGCACCTGAGGCCTTTGGGGGCCCGTTGCCACACGGCGGCCCTGAGCACCCGGCACTGGCGCAGCGCCAGAACGCGGCCCTGGTGATGAAGCAGATGGCCTCGCGAAGCCAGCAGCGCCTGCGGCCGCCCagtctgcagcagctggggcatCATGGTGAGGTGGGCGCACCCGGCAGCCTGCCCCCGCCAGCCTTCGAGCGGGAGGCTGGTGGCGGCCGCAGCTTCGATGCGCCGGCGCCGCACCTGGCCCCCGACAGCGCCTGGTTCGCAGGGCCACCGCcgcctggggagctgctgccgaGGCGCTTGGCAGCGCCCGGGCTACCGGCCGAGGCAGCCCCCCACGAGCTGGGCCTGCAGCCGGGTGGCCCTGCCGTGCTCTTCCGGCCGGGTGCCggtgggctggggctgcaggagcccttGCGGATGGCAGGCGAGGGGCCAGCGCAGGCCCTGCCGTCGCCCGGCGTCCATCCGCCCTTCACGCCCACAATGGGTGGCCTCTCGCAGCTGCAGTCACCAGGCAGCGGTGTGGCGCTGCCCAGTGCCCCCGCTGAGCGCCGTGGCCCCGCCGACTTCGCCGCTCAGCCTGGCTTCCCCTTTGGGGCGGCAGCGCGGCAGCCGGCGGCCCACGGGGCTGCACCTGCCCTCAGCGCCTCGCCAGGTGCCTACCCACCGCCCCCGCCCGAGTTTCCCCCGCCACCCCCACCACGGCCCGCTGCCAGCAAGCTGGGTGCCCTTTCGCTGGGCTCCTTCAGCAAGGCGGCCAGCAAGGACAATGTCTTCGggcagagctgcctggctgCCCTCTCCACTGCCTGCCAAAACATGATCGCCAGCCTGGGCGCTCCCAACCTCAACGTCACCTTCAACAAGAAGAGCCCGGCCGAGGCCAAGCGCAAGCTCAGCCAGGCCGAGCCTGACCCGCCACCTGCTGCCCCGGACTACTTCCCAGCCGGGCCACCAGTAGGTGGGGGTGGCACGGGCAAAGCAGCGGGCACTGCCCCGCTGCTGCCTGCGGAGAGCAGCCTCTCACCCGGCTACGCGCTGGAGCCGGTGGCCGGTGGCGAGGGGAAGGCGGGTGGCGGGCGGGGTCGGGGTCGCCGGAAACGGGACAGTGGGCACGTCAGCCCCGGCACGTTTTTTGAGAAGTTCTCAGCTGCCGAGGGCGGGGGAGCCGGTGTCAGCCCAGGGCAGCCGGCAGTGCCGGTGGCGGCGGGGGCcccgccgggggctgcgggcgcTGAGCGCGGTGGAGGCACCCCTCATGACAAGCCCCTGACCTCGCCATCCTGGGGCAAGGGCAGTGAACTGTTGCTGGCGGAGCAGCCCGACCTGATGTCGTCCCTGGACAGCGGCATCCAGAGCGTGACCAAGTCAGACGGCAGCTCCCCGCACGTGGACTTTGCCGACGAGGTCAGCACCAGCTATGGCAACGAGGACGAGGTGTCCTCCAGCTCCGACAATGCCACCTCCAAGCCCACCCGTAGCCCGCTGCTGGGTGGTTCGCCCAAGCTGCCCCGTGGGGAGCACGCACTTCTCAACGGACAGAAGCCCCTGGCCCTTGGCCTCCTCAGTACATCTACCTCGACCCCCGACAGCTATGGGCTCAGCACCACGGCGGGCGCTCACCCTGGCACGCCAAGCATGGAGCAGGTGCGGACCCCCACGAGCACCTCGGCCCAGGATGAGATCCACCCCCTGGAGATCCTGCAGGCACAGATCCAGCTCCAGCGGCAGCAGTTCAGCATCTCGGAAGACCAGCCCTTGGGGTTGAAGAGCAAGAAGGGGGAGTGTGCGGGGCAGAATGGGGACAGCGacctgggcagctgctgctcgGAGGGTGTCAAGGGCACCATGAGCACCATCGACCTGGACTCCCTGATGGCAGAACACAACTCCACCTGGTACCTGCCTGGAGAGAAGGCCCTGATGGAGGGGCAGGAAGAGGACAAGCCCATGGCGCCCTGGGAGAAGCCCAAGCCCCCGAACCCCAGCAAAGAAG CCCACGACCTTCCCCCGAGCAAGAcctcggcggcggcggcgcagACGGGCACCCACCTGCAGTGCCTCTCGGTCCACTGCACGGACGACGTGGGCGAGGCGAAGGGCCGGACTGCGGTGCCAACGTGGAGGTCCCTGCACTCGGACATCTCCAACAGATTCGGGACTTTTGTGGCTGCCCTGACTtga